The stretch of DNA TATAAGTCCAGGCAGTATCTGCGTTTGACACCACCTTATCAGCGTAGATCACTTCCCCACTTTCCAAGGTGACCCCGGTGACCTTGCGATCGACGATATTGATTTTCTTGACCGTGCTGTTATAACGAATAGAAACCCCAAGACCTTCGAGCAAGCCCACCAATCCCTTGACAATAGCGCCAGTGCCTCCCATCGCAGAATGCACTCCCCATTTACTCTCTAGAGAATTAATTAAGGCATAAACAGCAGTTACTGAAAATGGATTTCCGCCAATCAGCAGTGGATGAAAGCTCATGACCTCTCGCAGTTGAGGATCTTTCATATGCTTGGCTACTAGGCTGTAGAGAGTTTCCCATGCCCGCATTTTGATCAGACTGGGAAATGCCTTTGCAAGATCAGCCAAACTATCAAAGGCGACATCGCCTAACTCTTCAAACCCTAACTTATAACGGTATTTGGCATCTTCCAGAAAGCGTAAATAACCCGGTAAATCCTTAGGATTAAATTTACTGACTTCCCGCTTCATTTGCTCCAAATCACCTGTGTAATTAAAGATTCGTCCATCAGCAAATCGTATTTGGTAGAAGGGATCCATGGCGCGCAGATCAACATCATCAGCCATTTTTTTACCGCACATCTCCCACAACTCTTCTAATAGAAATGGGGCGGTAATGATGGTCGGGCCAGCATCAAAGGTAAAGCCATTTTTTTTATGAACGTATGCCCTACCCCCGGGACTTTCAAGTCTCTCTAATACTTGTACTTGATATCCTTTTTTTGCCATGCGAATGGCGGAAGCTAGACCTCCAAATCCTGAGCCAATGACTAAAACACGCTCAGCATGATCACCATCATTGAAGCTTGTGATTTGATCCGGAATCTTAAATAGATCGACCTTTTGGTCCATCACACTTCCTTTAGTGAAATCCCCCTCTTGCTCCCGATGAACAAGAGGGGGTCTACATCAGTTTTTAGCGCTATGAATACTATCGTTCGGCTTAGTTTTAGCAGGTACAAGATAGGGATAATCTTGCAGCATGCTTTTTCCTAATAAAGGCTTATTTACTCCCTGGTGACATGTTGCGCAATTGGCTTTAGCAACATCGCCAGTAGGCCCTAAACGATTTGCTGGGAATACATCCGTTATGGAACTAATGAAATTGGTATTGACGTCCTTCAACATCTGAATACCGTGCCATGCCTGTACACGCTGTGGAGTACTCTGCTCCCAACTGCCGAAATTATTTGAGTTGTGACAGTAAGTACAGTTCACATTCAGCGAAGTAGACATATGGGTCATGACGCCATACACACTCTCCGTCGCTTGAATGGAAGCTTTATTACCAGTCGGAAGTGCTGTATCACCAATCACCCGGGCTGGGCCGGAATTTGCAACAAAGTACGTCCCAAATGGTTGATTAGGTAAGGAGCTATACCCAACATTGCTTGAAGGATCATTTTGCCCATTAGCATTGCCGAGCATATTGCCGCCACGCTTTTCTTCAGGGTTAAACCAAACGTTTTGTGGGATGTTATTACCACGGTGACAGGTATAGCAAGTCACTCCAGTGGTTTTAACGTGATTACTCCAAGTGCCATTAATCTCTTGATTCATCAAGATCATTTTTCTAGCGACGGTCTTGGTATACAAAGAATCATCAGCAAAGTTTTGAACGTTATGGCAGTAAGCGCAACCTTCCTTTGGAGAAACCCAAGCGGTCATAGACACCATGAAAGCACTGAACTGAGCAGCACTCAAGTTATTCAGCACCTTCACGTTCTTATAGACAGCTCCAGCCTTAGGTCCATCAGCCGATGCCGGAATTCCCGCTGGCATTTCGTTCAGCTTTGCCAGTTGAGCATCCGTTCTTGGATTATTAATCTGGGCCATACCAGTTCCTCGGAAGCCCATTTGCTTTGAGTCTATTGGCGGCCGCTCACATGCGGTCAGCATCAAGACACTCAGAATTCCCAATACCACTGTTAATTTATGACGTAGGTTCTTCATTTTTTCTCCCCCATAGCAACTGGAGCAACGGGCGCTGAAAGAGCCGGATCCGCCACCGTTCCATATATTGCTGGATAAGCAGGTGCTATATCGTGCTTCACACCCCATAAATACCAGTTATCAACTACTGTTCCAGTTAATAGGATGCCAATACCACCAGTCAGCGGCGTCAGTATTGCAAACCACCAGGCCCAACGGTGAATGGATTCCATGGTTGCATTGAAGCCCATAGTCCATCTCCAAAACAGTGCGGCCCGCTCTGAAGCTGTACCACGATCAACAATTTGTTCTATTTCTCGCTCGCCACCAAACCGGCTCACCGCAAGAATGGTTGCTCCGTGCATGGCGAAGAGTAGTACAGAGCCATATAGAAATACGATGGAGAGCATGTGGAACGGGTTATAAAACAAATTTCCGTAGCGAATCGAGAATGCAGCTGTCCAGTCCAAGTGAGAAAAAATACCGAATGGCACCGCTTCACTCCAGCTACCCATTAATACAGGTCGAATGAGACCGAGCACTAAAAATAACCAGATTGCGGAAGCAAATGCCCAAGGGACATGATTTCCCATACCAAGCGCTTGAGCTCGGCGGAAGGTTCTAAACCACCACAACATAATGGAGATTGTGGAAAAGAGGCCCACAATAAGCCACCAGCCACCCTCATTTAAAGGCGGAAAGCTAAGGCCATATTTTGGTGCAGGGGCATCCAGAGAAAGCCAGAACAGTTTTTTGACAAACTGAAGTGGATTCCACCCTACTTGGGCCAACATATTCATACCGATGATGAAAAATGCTGTCATGCCGAACATGAGTGACGCGACACCAAGCCGTCCCAGATAAACTGGTCCGATCTGAGCATTGCCTAGACGACCCAGTAAATGGCTAATACCAATTGAGCGAGTTCGCTCACGCATGTCGTATGCGTTAATGGGCACGCC from Polynucleobacter duraquae encodes:
- a CDS encoding phytoene desaturase, translated to MDQKVDLFKIPDQITSFNDGDHAERVLVIGSGFGGLASAIRMAKKGYQVQVLERLESPGGRAYVHKKNGFTFDAGPTIITAPFLLEELWEMCGKKMADDVDLRAMDPFYQIRFADGRIFNYTGDLEQMKREVSKFNPKDLPGYLRFLEDAKYRYKLGFEELGDVAFDSLADLAKAFPSLIKMRAWETLYSLVAKHMKDPQLREVMSFHPLLIGGNPFSVTAVYALINSLESKWGVHSAMGGTGAIVKGLVGLLEGLGVSIRYNSTVKKINIVDRKVTGVTLESGEVIYADKVVSNADTAWTYKNLIDPQHRKIWTDRKINNGKYSMSLFVWYFGTKKQYPQIPHHMMLLGKRYKELLEDIFKRHHLAKDFSLYLHRPTATDPSLAPEGCDTFYVLSPVPHLDSGTDWKKEAEPYRQAIAKMLEETVLPGLEENLMESFVMTPEDFKDRLLSFKGAAFGLEPLLTQSAWFRPHNRSEDIEGLYMVGASTHPGAGIPGVLSSAKALDSLIEPVKVVDSRAR
- the pufC gene encoding photosynthetic reaction center cytochrome PufC, producing the protein MKNLRHKLTVVLGILSVLMLTACERPPIDSKQMGFRGTGMAQINNPRTDAQLAKLNEMPAGIPASADGPKAGAVYKNVKVLNNLSAAQFSAFMVSMTAWVSPKEGCAYCHNVQNFADDSLYTKTVARKMILMNQEINGTWSNHVKTTGVTCYTCHRGNNIPQNVWFNPEEKRGGNMLGNANGQNDPSSNVGYSSLPNQPFGTYFVANSGPARVIGDTALPTGNKASIQATESVYGVMTHMSTSLNVNCTYCHNSNNFGSWEQSTPQRVQAWHGIQMLKDVNTNFISSITDVFPANRLGPTGDVAKANCATCHQGVNKPLLGKSMLQDYPYLVPAKTKPNDSIHSAKN
- the pufM gene encoding photosynthetic reaction center subunit M — encoded protein: MEYQNLFTQTQVTGPASHGVPINAYDMRERTRSIGISHLLGRLGNAQIGPVYLGRLGVASLMFGMTAFFIIGMNMLAQVGWNPLQFVKKLFWLSLDAPAPKYGLSFPPLNEGGWWLIVGLFSTISIMLWWFRTFRRAQALGMGNHVPWAFASAIWLFLVLGLIRPVLMGSWSEAVPFGIFSHLDWTAAFSIRYGNLFYNPFHMLSIVFLYGSVLLFAMHGATILAVSRFGGEREIEQIVDRGTASERAALFWRWTMGFNATMESIHRWAWWFAILTPLTGGIGILLTGTVVDNWYLWGVKHDIAPAYPAIYGTVADPALSAPVAPVAMGEKK